A section of the Penaeus chinensis breed Huanghai No. 1 chromosome 17, ASM1920278v2, whole genome shotgun sequence genome encodes:
- the LOC125034063 gene encoding uncharacterized protein LOC125034063, giving the protein MASTFPCVALLAETKRIATPLSEAGGRVPDRSVRPKYLRRYKSREDVRDRGTRSPARWHSDDSDFERKPLARKEVSFRERRGGRHSSETENDGPAFDSKDSAGSSSQEQEAGGRVPDRSVRPKYLWRYKSREDLRDRGTRSPARWHSDDSDFERKPLARKEVSFRERRGGRHSSETENDGPAFDSKDSAGSSSQEQEAGGRVPDRSVRPKYLWRYKSREDLRDRGTRSPARWHSDDNDFGERKPLARKEMSFRERRGGRHSSETEDDDPAFDPQDSAGYSSMKQEAGARLSVRPKNWQHEPREDVRYAAKRTPRSRDQDDSDLENQRLRNTKENISDPRRDRNFRKMEQDDPAFKPHELAKYLADHGFKAPMNDLESEFSSSHLVRALEENTHIFGMDKGAVVLQPEIKICYSYTEDRGCRERLQCVDIHICPEFLSGDCEMASCEMGHKWDTTHNKRVLRTLYLDGLNPSQILSLINLDDVIETSSWTTNSS; this is encoded by the exons AAGCTGGCGGCAGAGTCCCTGACAGGTCCGTGAGACCAAAGTACCTACGGCGATACAAGTCACGAGAGGATGTGAGAGATCGTGGCACGAGATCCCCAGCGAGATGG CATTCGGATGACAGTGATTTTGAGAGAAAACCCTTAGCGAGGAAGGAAGTGAGCTTTAGAGAACGAAGGGGAGGTCGACACTCGAGCGAAACGGAAAACGATGGTCCTGCCTTCGACTCAAAGGACTCAGCAGGATCCTCCTCCCAGGAACAAG AAGCTGGCGGCAGAGTCCCTGACAGGTCCGTGAGACCAAAGTACCTATGGCGATACAAGTCACGAGAGGATTTGAGAGATCGTGGCACGAGATCCCCAGCGAGATGG CATTCGGATGACAGTGATTTTGAGAGAAAACCCTTAGCGAGGAAGGAAGTGAGCTTTAGAGAACGAAGGGGAGGTCGACACTCGAGCGAAACGGAAAACGATGGTCCTGCCTTCGACTCAAAGGACTCAGCAGGATCCTCCTCCCAGGAACAAG AAGCTGGCGGCAGAGTCCCTGACAGGTCCGTGAGACCAAAGTACCTATGGCGATACAAGTCACGAGAGGATTTGAGAGATCGTGGCACGAGATCCCCAGCGAGATGG CATTCGGATGACAATGATTTTGGAGAGAGAAAACCCTTAGCGAGGAAGGAAATGAGCTTTAGAGAACGAAGGGGAGGTCGACACTCGAGCGAAACGGAAGACGATGATCCTGCCTTCGACCCACAGGACTCAGCAGGATACTCCTCCATGAAACAag AAGCTGGCGCCAGATTGTCCGTAAGACCTAAGAACTGGCAACACGAGCCACGAGAAGATGTGAGATATGCTGCCAAGAGGACGCCACGCAGCCGG GATCAAGATGACAGTGACCTCGAAAATCAACGGTTAAGGAATACAAAGGAAAATATCAGTGATCCCAGAAGAGATCGAAATTTCAGAAAAATGGAACAAGACGACCCCGCATTCAAGCCACACGAGCTAGCGAAATACCTAGCGGACCATGGTTTTAAGGCCCCTATGAACGACCTGGAAAGTGAGTTCTCCTCGAGCCATTTGGTCAGGGCCCTCGAAGAAAACACCCACATTTTTGGCATGGACAAGGGGGCGGTGGTGCTGCAACCAGAGATTAAGATCTGCTACTCTTACACTGAGGACCGCGGGTGCCGTGAAAGATTACAATGCGTTGATATTCATATCTGCCCCGAGTTTTTATCTGGCGACTGTGAAATGGCATCTTGTGAAATGGGGCATAAGTGGGACACCACTCATAACAAAAGGGTATTGAGAACTTTATATCTAGATGGTCTAAATCCCAGTCAGATCCTTTCTCTCATAAACTTGGATGATGTAATAGAAACCTCCTCTTGGACCACTAACTCGTCGTGA